The Apis cerana isolate GH-2021 linkage group LG12, AcerK_1.0, whole genome shotgun sequence genome window below encodes:
- the LOC107998969 gene encoding protein son of sevenless isoform X4 translates to MFSSPASVVGEPSGYDFQKEENIAKWKGVFVNSLRKVLEQVHPSLEARQDALDYVESLILRLLGMLCGHPPPHTPQDVEERVRRTFPTPIDRWALRDARDALEKGKKKSPLVLPVDKIHQLLQKEVLQQKIDLQVSLFVVGVLEYISADILKLAGNYVKNIRHVEISCEDIRVAMCADMVLMDLFYQDDYAEGPQSGLGAVVSQTYEESVRDLIHDERHYLRELHMIIKVFREEIAKLAQDKSEIEILFSNIMDIYEVTVTLLGSLEDIMEITEEKQTPTVGSCFEELAEAAEFDVYIKYAKDINSPACREVLTNLLSRPEANAALRAAGHGFKEAVKYYLPKLLLQPVWHCFLYFHYIKVLQKRTPNIEDGETLEQVQGLLSPLQMELLQSTASLPKKDTGLRMQSRARRQAALEKTSELQKTVDGWDQRDVGQSCNEFIREDMLGKVSNGRRLTERRALLFDGLLVLCKPSGGKRVSVTVAAVGVVGHPAHQGELRLKERFFIRKVDIIDREDTEELKNAFEIAPRDHPNVILVAKSVEDKNSWMADLVMLNTKSMLERTLDSILLDEERKHPLKLPPPHLYKFAEQDSPENIVLEARENGGVLLIKGATLVKLVERLTYHIYADPAFVRTFLTTYRSFCSPQELLTLLIERFDIPDPSLVYGEEEKSSGCKTTVREDWKRYRKEFCQPVQFRVLNVLRHWVDHHFYDFERDRNLLERLQSFLDTVSGKSMRKWVDSVIKIVQRKCEPSEQRPITFSFERSPPPIEWHLKIPEEEWGILTLHPIELARQLTLLEFELYRTVKPSELVGSVWTKKDKEKTSPNLLKMIKHTTNFTRWLEKTIVETENLEERVAIVSRAIEIMMVLQDLNNFNGVLAIVSAMGSASVFRLKFTFQQIPARLEKALEEARELNNGHFRKYQEKLRSINPPCVPFFGMYLTNILHIEEGNPDYLRGSPELINFSKRRKVAEITGEIQQYQNQPYCLLVEPRIRHFIENLSPFDPNMKEADISNYLYNKSLEVEPRGCRQPPRVSRKWPDLNLKSPGIKARSLSGKLPAPLQAVASSVRLHDPPPEAPPPELPETPPHTSHIIVSHVGDHTVFAPVLLGGSPGPLSMSGLSISSPGSSPQLGSPGHLPVPHHQPQNHFGFNSGTIGVMGALTGMPSSSGSPSAAMPPPPSPNHIPPIQPPPPLPPRSHRKRESSISESPQQARQAPNAPILPPRDGTSPPPLPPRKDLPPVMLPPRLPTTLNPSCSALLARRNSTLENTCSSTVHPRRHMSFNGPSPTKLPPTQPNGSVTPRLPPKPLPGRPPTTMFNFNAPPGSS, encoded by the exons ATGTTTTCGTCGCCGGCGTCAGTGGTAGGCGAGCCGTCAGGCTACGACTTTCAGAAAGAAGAGAACATCGCCAAGTGGAAGGGAGTATTTGTCAACTCCCTACGCAAG gtaTTAGAGCAAGTACATCCTAGTCTTGAAGCACGACAAGATGCCTTAGACTATGTTGAGAGTTTAATCTTAAGGCTGTTGGGAATGCTGTGTGGTCATCCTCCACCGCATACACCTCAAGATGTGGAAGAAAGAGTAAGACGTACATTTCCCACACCTATTGACAGATGGGCACTCAGAGATGCAAGAGATGCCttggaaaagggaaaaaagaaatcaccaTTAGTTCTTCCAGTTGACAAAATCCatcaattattacaaaaa gaagtattacaacaaaaaattgatttacaagTTAGTCTTTTTGTGGTAGGAGttttggaatatatttctGCAGATATTTTGAAG TTAGCTGGAAATTATGTCAAGAATATACGTCATGTGGAGATATCTTGTGAAGATATAAGGGTTGCAATGTGTGCTGATatg gtaTTAATGGACTTATTTTATCAAGATGATTACGCAGAAGGTCCACAAAGTGGTTTAGGTGCAGTTGTTTCTCAAACTTATGAAGAATCTGTTCGGGATCTTATACATGACGAACGCCACTATTTACGTGAACTTCATATGATAATTAAg gtATTTCGGgaagaaattgcaaaattagCACAAGATAAATCtgaaattgaaatactttttagtaatattatgGATATTTATGAAGTTACTGTAACATTACTTGGTAGTTTAGAAGATATAATGGAAATTacagaagaaaaacaaacacCTACAGTTGGTTCATGTTTTGAAGAATTAGCAGAAGCAGCAGAATTTGatgtttatataaa atatgcaaaagatattaatagtCCAGCTTGTCGAGAAGttttaacgaatttattatcgaGACCTGAAGCTAATGCTGCATTAAGAGCAGCAGGACATGGTTTTAAAGAAGCtgtcaaatattatttgccaaaacttttattacaaCCAGTATGGCattgttttttgtattttcattatataaag gtATTACAAAAACGTACACCAAATATAGAAGATGGTGAAACATTGGAACAAGTACAAGGTCTTTTAAGTCCACTTCAAATGGAATTATTACAATCAACGGCGAGTCTTCCAAAAAAAGATACAGGTTTACGAATGCAGAGTAGAGCAAGAAGGCAAGCAGCATTAGAAAAAACTAGTGAATTACAAAAAACTGTTGATGGTTGGGATCAAAGAGATGTTGGACAATCTTGTAACGAATTTATACGTg aggATATGTTGGGAAAAGTAAGTAATGGAAGAAGACTAACAGAACGAAGAGCACTTCTTTTCGATGGTTTGTTAGTTCTTTGTAAACCAAGTGGTGGTAAAAGGGTTAGCGTTACCGTTGCAGCAGTTGGTGTGGTGGGTCATCCAGCTCACCAAGGTGAGCTTCGcttaaaagaaagattttttattagaaaagtgGATATTATTGATAGAGAGGATACTGaag aattaaaaaatgccTTTGAAATTGCACCAAGGGACCACCCTAATGTTATTCTTGTTGCCAAATCCGtcgaagataaaaatagttggATGGCGGATCTTGTAATGTTGAATACAAAGAGTATGTTAGAAAGAACTTTGGACAGTATCCTTTTAGATGAGGAAAGGAAGCATCCTTTAAAGTTACCTCCACcacatttatacaaatttgccGAACAAGATAGCccagaaaatattgttttagaaGCAAGAGAAAATGGAGGTGTACTATTAATTAAAGGCGCAACTTTGGTTAAATTGGTAGAAAGATTAACTTATCATATATATGCTGATCCAGCTTTTGTACGAACATTCCTTACTACTTATag gagTTTTTGCTCACCACAAGAATTATTGactttattaatagaaagatTCGACATACCAGATCCATCATTAGTTTATGGTgaggaagaaaaatcttcTGGTTGTAAAACAACTGTTAGAGAAGATTGgaaaagatatagaaaagaattttgtcAACCTGTTCAATTCAgagttttaaatgttttaagaCATTGg gttgatcatcatttttatgatttcgAGCGCGATAGAAATCTTTTAGAAAGATTACAATCGTTTCTAGACACAGTAAGTGGAAAATCGATGAGAAAATGGGTAGAttcagtaataaaaattgtgcaaAGAAAATGTGAACCTTCAGAACAACGACCTATTACATTTAGCTTTGAACGATCTCCACCACCTATTGAATggcatttaaaaattcctgAAGAAGAATGGGGAATATTAAcg ttacaTCCAATTGAATTAGCAAGACAATTAACTTTATTAGAATTTGAGTTGTATAGAACTGTAAAACCTTCAGAATTAGTTGGATCAGTATGGActaagaaagataaagaaaaaacatcacctaatttactaaaaatgataaaacatacAACAaat tttacaCGGTGGCTGGAAAAAACAATAGTAGAAACTGAAAATTTAGAAGAGAGGGTTGCAATTGTATCGCGagcaattgaaattatgatgGTGCTTCaagatcttaataattttaatggtgTATTAGCAATTGTTAGTGCAATGGGATCTGCATCCGTTTTTaggttaaaatttacatttcaa caAATACCAGCACGATTGGAAAAAGCTCTCGAAGAAGCTCGAGAACTAAATAATGgtcattttcgaaaatatcaagaaaaattacgaTCTATTAATCCACCTTGTGTACCATTTTTtg GCATGTACCTGACCAATATCTTACACATTGAAGAAGGTAATCCAGATTATCTTCGAGGAAGTCCAGAACTTATAAACTTTAGTAAACGACGAAAAGTAGCAGAAATAACTGGAGAGATTCAGCAGTATCAAAATCAACCGTATTGTCTTTTAGTGGAGCCTAGAATAAGACATTTCATTGAGAATTTGTCACCTTTTGATCCAAATATGAAAGAAGCCGATATAagcaattatttgtataataaaagtttagaaGTAGAACCCAGAGGTTGTAGACAACCTCCTAGAgtt TCTCGTAAATGGCCggacttaaatttaaaatcaccaGGCATTAAAGCTAGAAGTTTAAGCGGTAAATTACCAGCTCCATTGCAAGCTGTAGCTTCAAGTGTAAGATTACATGATCCTCCTCCAGAAGCTCCACCACCAGAATTACCAGAAACTCCTCCACATACTTCACATATTATAGTTTCTCATGTAGGGGACCACACAGTCTTTGCACCTGTACTACTAGGAG GTTCACCAGGTCCTCTCAGTATGTCGGGACTTTCGATCAGCTCACCAGGTAGCAGTCCACAATTAGGATCACCTGGTCATTTGCCAGTTCCACATCATCAACCACAGAATCATTTTGGCTTTAATTCTGGTACAATAGGTGTAATGGGAGCCTTAACTGGTATGCCATCATCAAGTGGAAGTCCTAGTGCTGCTATGccacctcctccttctcctaaCCACATACCTCCTATTCAACCTCCACCTCCTTTGCCACCAAGATCtcatagaaaaagagaaagttcTATTAGTGAGTCACCACAAcag GCGAGACAAGCTCCAAATGCACCAATACTTCCTCCACGAGATGGTACGTCTCCACCACCATTACCGCCACGAAAAGATTTACCTCCAGTGATGTTACCACCTCGCCTTCCTACAACGTTAAATCCAAGTTGTTCAGCGCTACTCGCTAGGCGGAATTCGACGTTGGAGAACACGTGTTCGAGTACTGTTCATCCACGAAGACATATGTCTTTCAATGGGCCCAGTCCTACAAAACTTCCACCTACGCAACCTAatg GATCGGTAACACCAAGACTACCGCCAAAACCATTGCCGGGACGTCCACCAACTACCATGTTTAATTTCAATGCTCCTCCTGGATCTAGTTAA
- the LOC107998969 gene encoding protein son of sevenless isoform X3 yields MFSSPASVVGEPSGYDFQKEENIAKWKGVFVNSLRKVLEQVHPSLEARQDALDYVESLILRLLGMLCGHPPPHTPQDVEERVRRTFPTPIDRWALRDARDALEKGKKKSPLVLPVDKIHQLLQKEVLQQKIDLQVSLFVVGVLEYISADILKLAGNYVKNIRHVEISCEDIRVAMCADMVLMDLFYQDDYAEGPQSGLGAVVSQTYEESVRDLIHDERHYLRELHMIIKVFREEIAKLAQDKSEIEILFSNIMDIYEVTVTLLGSLEDIMEITEEKQTPTVGSCFEELAEAAEFDVYIKYAKDINSPACREVLTNLLSRPEANAALRAAGHGFKEAVKYYLPKLLLQPVWHCFLYFHYIKVLQKRTPNIEDGETLEQVQGLLSPLQMELLQSTASLPKKDTGLRMQSRARRQAALEKTSELQKTVDGWDQRDVGQSCNEFIREDMLGKVSNGRRLTERRALLFDGLLVLCKPSGGKRVSVTVAAVGVVGHPAHQGELRLKERFFIRKVDIIDREDTEELKNAFEIAPRDHPNVILVAKSVEDKNSWMADLVMLNTKSMLERTLDSILLDEERKHPLKLPPPHLYKFAEQDSPENIVLEARENGGVLLIKGATLVKLVERLTYHIYADPAFVRTFLTTYRSFCSPQELLTLLIERFDIPDPSLVYGEEEKSSGCKTTVREDWKRYRKEFCQPVQFRVLNVLRHWVDHHFYDFERDRNLLERLQSFLDTVSGKSMRKWVDSVIKIVQRKCEPSEQRPITFSFERSPPPIEWHLKIPEEEWGILTLHPIELARQLTLLEFELYRTVKPSELVGSVWTKKDKEKTSPNLLKMIKHTTNFTRWLEKTIVETENLEERVAIVSRAIEIMMVLQDLNNFNGVLAIVSAMGSASVFRLKFTFQQIPARLEKALEEARELNNGHFRKYQEKLRSINPPCVPFFGMYLTNILHIEEGNPDYLRGSPELINFSKRRKVAEITGEIQQYQNQPYCLLVEPRIRHFIENLSPFDPNMKEADISNYLYNKSLEVEPRGCRQPPRVSRKWPDLNLKSPGIKARSLSGKLPAPLQAVASSVRLHDPPPEAPPPELPETPPHTSHIIVSHVGDHTVFAPVLLGGTAQPPGSPGPLSMSGLSISSPGSSPQLGSPGHLPVPHHQPQNHFGFNSGTIGVMGALTGMPSSSGSPSAAMPPPPSPNHIPPIQPPPPLPPRSHRKRESSISESPQQARQAPNAPILPPRDGTSPPPLPPRKDLPPVMLPPRLPTTLNPSCSALLARRNSTLENTCSSTVHPRRHMSFNGPSPTKLPPTQPNGSVTPRLPPKPLPGRPPTTMFNFNAPPGSS; encoded by the exons ATGTTTTCGTCGCCGGCGTCAGTGGTAGGCGAGCCGTCAGGCTACGACTTTCAGAAAGAAGAGAACATCGCCAAGTGGAAGGGAGTATTTGTCAACTCCCTACGCAAG gtaTTAGAGCAAGTACATCCTAGTCTTGAAGCACGACAAGATGCCTTAGACTATGTTGAGAGTTTAATCTTAAGGCTGTTGGGAATGCTGTGTGGTCATCCTCCACCGCATACACCTCAAGATGTGGAAGAAAGAGTAAGACGTACATTTCCCACACCTATTGACAGATGGGCACTCAGAGATGCAAGAGATGCCttggaaaagggaaaaaagaaatcaccaTTAGTTCTTCCAGTTGACAAAATCCatcaattattacaaaaa gaagtattacaacaaaaaattgatttacaagTTAGTCTTTTTGTGGTAGGAGttttggaatatatttctGCAGATATTTTGAAG TTAGCTGGAAATTATGTCAAGAATATACGTCATGTGGAGATATCTTGTGAAGATATAAGGGTTGCAATGTGTGCTGATatg gtaTTAATGGACTTATTTTATCAAGATGATTACGCAGAAGGTCCACAAAGTGGTTTAGGTGCAGTTGTTTCTCAAACTTATGAAGAATCTGTTCGGGATCTTATACATGACGAACGCCACTATTTACGTGAACTTCATATGATAATTAAg gtATTTCGGgaagaaattgcaaaattagCACAAGATAAATCtgaaattgaaatactttttagtaatattatgGATATTTATGAAGTTACTGTAACATTACTTGGTAGTTTAGAAGATATAATGGAAATTacagaagaaaaacaaacacCTACAGTTGGTTCATGTTTTGAAGAATTAGCAGAAGCAGCAGAATTTGatgtttatataaa atatgcaaaagatattaatagtCCAGCTTGTCGAGAAGttttaacgaatttattatcgaGACCTGAAGCTAATGCTGCATTAAGAGCAGCAGGACATGGTTTTAAAGAAGCtgtcaaatattatttgccaaaacttttattacaaCCAGTATGGCattgttttttgtattttcattatataaag gtATTACAAAAACGTACACCAAATATAGAAGATGGTGAAACATTGGAACAAGTACAAGGTCTTTTAAGTCCACTTCAAATGGAATTATTACAATCAACGGCGAGTCTTCCAAAAAAAGATACAGGTTTACGAATGCAGAGTAGAGCAAGAAGGCAAGCAGCATTAGAAAAAACTAGTGAATTACAAAAAACTGTTGATGGTTGGGATCAAAGAGATGTTGGACAATCTTGTAACGAATTTATACGTg aggATATGTTGGGAAAAGTAAGTAATGGAAGAAGACTAACAGAACGAAGAGCACTTCTTTTCGATGGTTTGTTAGTTCTTTGTAAACCAAGTGGTGGTAAAAGGGTTAGCGTTACCGTTGCAGCAGTTGGTGTGGTGGGTCATCCAGCTCACCAAGGTGAGCTTCGcttaaaagaaagattttttattagaaaagtgGATATTATTGATAGAGAGGATACTGaag aattaaaaaatgccTTTGAAATTGCACCAAGGGACCACCCTAATGTTATTCTTGTTGCCAAATCCGtcgaagataaaaatagttggATGGCGGATCTTGTAATGTTGAATACAAAGAGTATGTTAGAAAGAACTTTGGACAGTATCCTTTTAGATGAGGAAAGGAAGCATCCTTTAAAGTTACCTCCACcacatttatacaaatttgccGAACAAGATAGCccagaaaatattgttttagaaGCAAGAGAAAATGGAGGTGTACTATTAATTAAAGGCGCAACTTTGGTTAAATTGGTAGAAAGATTAACTTATCATATATATGCTGATCCAGCTTTTGTACGAACATTCCTTACTACTTATag gagTTTTTGCTCACCACAAGAATTATTGactttattaatagaaagatTCGACATACCAGATCCATCATTAGTTTATGGTgaggaagaaaaatcttcTGGTTGTAAAACAACTGTTAGAGAAGATTGgaaaagatatagaaaagaattttgtcAACCTGTTCAATTCAgagttttaaatgttttaagaCATTGg gttgatcatcatttttatgatttcgAGCGCGATAGAAATCTTTTAGAAAGATTACAATCGTTTCTAGACACAGTAAGTGGAAAATCGATGAGAAAATGGGTAGAttcagtaataaaaattgtgcaaAGAAAATGTGAACCTTCAGAACAACGACCTATTACATTTAGCTTTGAACGATCTCCACCACCTATTGAATggcatttaaaaattcctgAAGAAGAATGGGGAATATTAAcg ttacaTCCAATTGAATTAGCAAGACAATTAACTTTATTAGAATTTGAGTTGTATAGAACTGTAAAACCTTCAGAATTAGTTGGATCAGTATGGActaagaaagataaagaaaaaacatcacctaatttactaaaaatgataaaacatacAACAaat tttacaCGGTGGCTGGAAAAAACAATAGTAGAAACTGAAAATTTAGAAGAGAGGGTTGCAATTGTATCGCGagcaattgaaattatgatgGTGCTTCaagatcttaataattttaatggtgTATTAGCAATTGTTAGTGCAATGGGATCTGCATCCGTTTTTaggttaaaatttacatttcaa caAATACCAGCACGATTGGAAAAAGCTCTCGAAGAAGCTCGAGAACTAAATAATGgtcattttcgaaaatatcaagaaaaattacgaTCTATTAATCCACCTTGTGTACCATTTTTtg GCATGTACCTGACCAATATCTTACACATTGAAGAAGGTAATCCAGATTATCTTCGAGGAAGTCCAGAACTTATAAACTTTAGTAAACGACGAAAAGTAGCAGAAATAACTGGAGAGATTCAGCAGTATCAAAATCAACCGTATTGTCTTTTAGTGGAGCCTAGAATAAGACATTTCATTGAGAATTTGTCACCTTTTGATCCAAATATGAAAGAAGCCGATATAagcaattatttgtataataaaagtttagaaGTAGAACCCAGAGGTTGTAGACAACCTCCTAGAgtt TCTCGTAAATGGCCggacttaaatttaaaatcaccaGGCATTAAAGCTAGAAGTTTAAGCGGTAAATTACCAGCTCCATTGCAAGCTGTAGCTTCAAGTGTAAGATTACATGATCCTCCTCCAGAAGCTCCACCACCAGAATTACCAGAAACTCCTCCACATACTTCACATATTATAGTTTCTCATGTAGGGGACCACACAGTCTTTGCACCTGTACTACTAGGAG GTACAGCTCAACCTCCAGGTTCACCAGGTCCTCTCAGTATGTCGGGACTTTCGATCAGCTCACCAGGTAGCAGTCCACAATTAGGATCACCTGGTCATTTGCCAGTTCCACATCATCAACCACAGAATCATTTTGGCTTTAATTCTGGTACAATAGGTGTAATGGGAGCCTTAACTGGTATGCCATCATCAAGTGGAAGTCCTAGTGCTGCTATGccacctcctccttctcctaaCCACATACCTCCTATTCAACCTCCACCTCCTTTGCCACCAAGATCtcatagaaaaagagaaagttcTATTAGTGAGTCACCACAAcag GCGAGACAAGCTCCAAATGCACCAATACTTCCTCCACGAGATGGTACGTCTCCACCACCATTACCGCCACGAAAAGATTTACCTCCAGTGATGTTACCACCTCGCCTTCCTACAACGTTAAATCCAAGTTGTTCAGCGCTACTCGCTAGGCGGAATTCGACGTTGGAGAACACGTGTTCGAGTACTGTTCATCCACGAAGACATATGTCTTTCAATGGGCCCAGTCCTACAAAACTTCCACCTACGCAACCTAatg GATCGGTAACACCAAGACTACCGCCAAAACCATTGCCGGGACGTCCACCAACTACCATGTTTAATTTCAATGCTCCTCCTGGATCTAGTTAA